A single Eleginops maclovinus isolate JMC-PN-2008 ecotype Puerto Natales chromosome 5, JC_Emac_rtc_rv5, whole genome shotgun sequence DNA region contains:
- the lcor gene encoding ligand-dependent corepressor — protein sequence MASLCKRQQCTVERRGFRQELDSWRHKLIHCVGFESILEGLFGPGLVNDITLFQDCEPEEVSDWSFDDNCLFCCLRREKVKEHSVEKGGGSQVLLEQSRISRLERQAHNFLNAVLHRKDLPSFAEPHIPLVAREIMQRMIRQFAAEYTSKTTQDDSPLPNGTMKDQSLPRAASLVRVPCSPPGPLIAPGSPQSSASSSSPSPTPGTGLSPNSAAAAASAPTCTQSSNGNGPSNGGGGGGTAAASAQNPVLSKLLMADQDGPLDLSVKKNDEEPEPSLPDGVLDLSTKKNLSAGNLKTFPGFSPEPRVKGRSIKAEHTLPEVDEDGLLQRSLQDGLRENYANSFKPPLARSLRIKEELLSQKHRLLSQPAALSLANLESAGLLNHAQSLSLLGQKGSSSFWGSKAHLESLMKLKQASGALNGALSDLKDLPTFLENHHNHHGAFSYKSSHHHHHNQVSKAQHHHNEGKRDQGHSPPVDLKIPQVRGMDLSWDPHGNDLYGYGAMGVGGGGHGENSLSRKLRAILPKQNRRGGSLGSLLDGAADYWSSDLDHSSSGPAYSTSDAEGDPNSKQPRKKRGRYRQYNTEILEEAITVVMNGKMSVSKAQNMYGIPHSTLEYKVKERLGTLKNPPKKKLKLTMMKMEAGGQDFPLGESENMLNATPRDDIPPLAAAELQDNVKEEIEDNFKPIDENDLHM from the exons GCTTTGAAAGCATCTTGGAAGGCTTGTTTGGGCCGGGACTAGTCAACGATATCACTCTATTccaag ACTGCGAGCCGGAGGAAGTGTCGGACTGGTCCTTCGATGACAACTGTCTCTTCTGCTGCTTAAGACGTGAGAAAGTCAAG GAGCACAGTGTAGAGAAAGGTGGAGGCAGCCAGGTGCTGCTGGAGCAGTCTCGGATCAGCCGGCTGGAGAGACAGGCCCACAACTTCCTCAATGCTGTGTTACACagaaaag ACCTCCCAAGTTTCGCAGAACCTCACATTCCCCTAGTGGCTCGTGAGATCATGCAGCGAATGATCCGCCAGTTCGCTGCCGAATATACCTCAAAAACTACTCAGGACGACTCTCCCCTGCCCAACGGCACCATGAAGGACCAAAGCCTGCCGAGAGCGGCGTCTCTGGTCAGGGTCCCGTGCTCCCCGCCGGGGCCCCTGATCGCGCCCGGCTCCCCTCAATCGTCtgcctcatcctcctccccATCCCCGACCCCGGGGACCGGCCTCAGCCCAAACTCCGCCGCTGCTGCCGCCTCAGCACCCACATGCACCCAGAGCAGCAACGGCAACGGGCCCAGTAacgggggaggagggggtgggacagCTGCTGCCTCTGCACAGAACCCCGTCCTCAGCAAGCTTCTCATGGCCGACCAGGACGGCCCGCTGGACCTGTCCGTCAAAAAGAACGACGAGGAACCGGAACCAAGCCTGCCGG ATGGTGTCCTGGACCTCTCCACCAAAAAGAACCTCAGTGCGGGCAACCTCAAAACTTTCCCCGGCTTCTCCCCTGAACCCAGGGTCAAAGG ACGTTCCATTAAAGCGGAACATACCCTGCCAGAGGTGGATGAGGACGGTTTGCTGCAGAGGAGCTTGCAGGACGGACTGAGGGAGAATTACGCCAACTCCTTCAAGCCGCCATTGGCCCGCTCGCTGCGTATCAAGGAAGAGCTCCTCAGCCAGAAACATCGCCTCCTGAGCCAGCCTGCTGCTCTCTCATTGGCTAATCTAGAGTCTGCAGGCTTGCTTAATCATGCGCAGTCCCTCTCCTTGCTTGGCCAGAAGGGCTCTTCCTCTTTCTGGGGAAGCAAGGCCCACCTCGAAAGCCTGATGAAGCTAAAGCAGGCCAGTGGCGCTCTGAACGGGGCCCTCAGCGACCTCAAAGACCTGCCTACATTCCTGGAGAATCACCACAACCACCACGGAGCCTTCTCCTACAAAAGTtcccaccatcaccaccacaaTCAGGTCTCCAAGGCCCAACACCACCACAACGAGGGCAAGAGGGACCAGGGCCACTCGCCTCCTGTCGACCTAAAGATCCCACAAGTTCGGGGCATGGATCTCTCCTGGGACCCCCACGGCAATGACCTGTACGGATATGGTGCCATGGGGGTTGGGGGAGGTGGACATGGGGAGAACAGCCTGAGCCGGAAGCTGAGAGCCATCCTACCCAAGCAGAACCGCCGGGGAGGAAGTCTTGGAAGCCTACTGGATGGGGCTGCCGACTACTGGAGCTCCGACTTGGACCACTCCAGTTCTGGGCCGGCGTACTCCACCTCCGACGCAGAAGGGGACCCAAACTCCAAGCAGCCGAGGAAGAAGAGGGGCCGTTATCGCCAGTACAACACAGAAATCCTGGAGGAGGCGATAACCGTAGTGATGAATGGGAAGATGAGTGTGTCCAAGGCTCAGAACATGTACGGGATCCCGCACAGCACCCTGGAGTACAAGGTGAAGGAGCGCCTGGGAACCTTGAAGAACCCCCCAAAGAAGAAGCTGAAGCTGACGATGATGAAGATGGAAGCAGGAGGCCAGGATTTTCCTCTTGGAGAGTCGGAGAACATGCTCAACGCAACACCACGAGATGACATCCCGCCACTGGCTGCTGCTGAGCTCCAGGACAATGTAAAAGAAGAGATTGAAGACAATTTCAAACCAATCGACGAAAACGACTTACACATGTAA